One region of Triticum aestivum cultivar Chinese Spring chromosome 6B, IWGSC CS RefSeq v2.1, whole genome shotgun sequence genomic DNA includes:
- the LOC123139332 gene encoding betaine aldehyde dehydrogenase 2, whose product MVATAKIPQRQLFIDGDWRAPALGRRLPVINPTTEASIGEIPAGTSEDVDAAVAAARAALRRNRGRDWARAPGAVRAKYLRAIAAKMIERKSDLARLEALDCGKPLDEAAWDMDDVAGCFEFFAGHAEALDKRQNAAVALPENFKCHLKKEPIGVVALITPWNYPLLMAVWKVAPALAAGCTAVLKPSELASVTCLELGDVCKEIGLPSGVLNIVTGLGHEAGAPLSSHPDVDKVAFTGSYATGQKIMVAAAPTVKPVTLELGGKSPIVVFDDVDIDKAVEWTLFGCFWTNGQICSATSRLLIHKNIAKEFVDRMVAWSKNIKVSDPLEEGCRLGPVVSEGQYEKIKKFVANAKSEGATILTGGVRPKHLEKGFFIEPTIITDINTSMEIWREEVFGPVLCVKEFSTEEEAIELANDTHYGLAGAVISGDRDRCQRLAEEIDAGCIWVNCSQPCFCQAPWGGNKRSGFGRELGEGGIDNYLSIKQVTEYTSDAPWGWYKAPAN is encoded by the exons ATGGTCGCCACGGCGAAGATCCCGCAGCGGCAGCTCTTCATCGACGGCGACTGGCGCGCGCCCGCGCtcggccgccgcctccccgtcATCAACCCCACCACCGAGGCCTCCATCG GCGAGATCCCGGCGGGCACCTCGGAGGACGTGGACGCGGCGGTGGCGGCCGCGCGGGCGGCCCTCAGGAGGAACCGCGGCCGCGACTGGGCCCGCGCCCCGGGCGCCGTCCGGGCCAAGTACCTCCGCGCCATCGCCGCCAAG ATGATTGAGCGGAAATCTGATCTGGCTAGGCTAGAGGCACTTGATTGCGGCAAGCCTCTTGATGAAGCGGCATGGGACATG GACGATGTTGCCGGCTGCTTTGAGTTCTTCGCGGGCCATGCTGAAGCCTTAGACAAAAGGCAAAATGCTGCAGTTGCTCTCCCGGAGAATTTTAAATGCCATCTTAAGAAGGAACCTATTGGTGTAGTTGCTCTAATCACACCTTG GAACTATCCTCTCCTGATGGCTGTATGGAAGGTAGCCCCTGCTCTGGCAGCTGGTTGTACAGCTGTACTGAAACCATCTGAATTAGCTTCCGT GACTTGCTTAGAGCTTGGTGATGTGTGTAAAGAGATTGGTCTTCCATCAGGTGTCTTAAATATTGTGACTGGATTAGGTCATGAAGCTGGCGCTCCTTTGTCGTCACACCCTGATGTCGACAAG GTTGCATTTACCGGGAGCTATGCAACCGGTCAAAAGATTATGGTTGCTGCAGCTCCTACAGTCAAG CCTGTTACATTGGAACTTGGTGGCAAAAGTCCTATTGTAGTATTTGATGATGTCGACATTGACAAAG CTGTTGAGTGGACTCTATTTGGGTGCTTTTGGACCAACGGTCAGATTTGCAGTGCGACATCTCGTCTTCTTATCCAT AAAAACATCGCTAAAGAATTCGTCGACAGGATGGTTGCATGGTCCAAAAATATCAAGGTGTCAGACCCGCTCGAGGAAGGTTGCAGGCTTGGGCCAGTTGTTAGTGAAGGACAG TATGAGAAGATCAAGAAGTTTGTAGCGAATGCTAAAAGTGAAGGTGCCACCATTCTGACTGGGGGTGTCAGGCCCAAG CATCTGGAGAAAGGTTTCTTCATTGAACCCACAATCATCACTGACATCAACACATCAATGGAGATTTGGAGGGAGGAAGTCTTTGGTCCAGTCCTGTGTGTGAAGGAATTTTCTACCGAAGAGGAAGCCATCGAACTGGCCAATGATACTCA TTATGGTCTGGCTGGTGCCGTGATTTCTGGTGACCGTGACCGATGCCAGAGATTAGCTGAG GAGATCGACGCGGGGTGCATCTGGGTGAACTGCTCGCAGCCTTGCTTCTGCCAAGCTCCGTGGGGCGGGAACAAGCGCAGTGGCTTTGGGCGCGAGCTAGGAGAAGG GGGGATCGATAACTACCTGAGCATCAAGCAAGTCACCGAGTACACATCTGATGCGCCGTGGGGATGGTACAAGGCTCCGGCTAACTAA
- the LOC123139335 gene encoding uncharacterized protein, with protein MPRAHLAVTMPLLAQTAKTLFLSRLPPPTSPRLHLHRATATAAGGRGDGAASAASGTSARDRRLARVREERRRREYDREHTYPGWARVLENACRDDEEMRSILGDSIGNPELMKQRIQERVRAKGREGFNRPKTGSVAAFKVSFRDFNPLNAFIWFELFGEPTDRDVDLLGGVIQAWYVMGRLGAFNSSNLQLANSMLDFDPSYDSEEASAVMPSSFHDISDVEFQDNWGRVWVDLGTSDHLGLDVLLNCLTQLSSEHLGIKQVVFGGRKLGDWEEGMTSSDYGYKHFKI; from the exons ATGCCGCGCGCTCACCTCGCAGTAACCATGCCGCTGCTAGCCCAAACTGCTAAAACCCTATTCCTTTCCCGCCTCCCGCCTCCGACTTCGCCtcgcctccacctccaccgcgcCACCGCCACCGCTGCCGGCGGGAGGGGCGACGGTGCGGCGTCGGCGGCGTCCGGCACGTCGGCCAGGGACCGGCGGCTGGCCAGGGTGCGGGAGGAGCGGCGCCGCCGCGAGTACGACCGCGAGCACACCTACCCCGGCTGGGCCAG GGTCCTGGAGAACGCCTGCAGGGATGACGAGGAGATGCGCTCCATCCTCGGCGACAGCATCGGGAACCCGGAGCTCATGAAGCAGAGG ATACAAGAGAGGGTGCGCGCGAAAGGCAGGGAGGGGTTCAACAGACCCAAGACGGGCTCCGTTGCCGCGTTCAAAGTCAGCTTCCGAGA CTTCAACCCATTAAATGCTTTCATCTGGTTTGAACTCTTTGGAGAACCAACTGATCGAGATGTTGACCTTCTTGGCGGT GTTATTCAGGCTTGGTATGTCATGGGAAGGCTAGGAGCTTTCAACTCTTCAAATTTGCAG CTGGCCAACTCAATGCTGGATTTTGACCCTTCGTATGATTCTGAAGAAGCTTCTGCTGTAATGCCTTCATCTTTCCATGATATCAGTGATGTCGAGTTTCAAGACAATTGGGGCAGAGTATG GGTGGACCTTGGGACTTCAGATCATCTTGGATTGGATGTACTACTGAACTGTCTTACACAATTAAGCTCAGA GCATTTGGGCATCAAACAGGTGGTTTTTGGCGGCAGAAAATTGGGCGACTGGGAGGAAGGCATGACGAGCTCGGACTATGGATACAAGCACTTCAAAATATAG
- the LOC123139334 gene encoding pentatricopeptide repeat-containing protein At5g38730, giving the protein MPPHAGVDLPRAICAAVIKCSFSPHARLLAADPSLLAAVLGRLSPLPSAALAFFRALPPPHPLDATLALVRLLAAHPRHHPVARSLLRDLSLRHPLSSPLVLPSLLAEPRVPSWLLLALAQGGRAGDAVRVFDHMRAAGLAPDAHACTALLTSLARARMTATARRVFDEMGLAGVAMNTHVYNAMLHVCLKAGDAARAEALMTKMDAAGVPLDLFSFNTAIALYVRKGMQYEAMCVRDRMANDGVEADIVTWNTVIHGMCKEGRMKEAAQLHRDMVAAGVEPDMVTYTTLVDGYCRAGDVGEAMKLRGAMEGRGMLPGVAMYNAIIRKLCEDGKMKEVNGLLSEMDERKVQADHVTCNTLINSYSKKGDMPSACKVKKRMMESGLQLDQFTYKALIHGFSKAKQLDEAKEALFEMMGAGFSPNYSVFSWLVDGFYKKNCADAVLLIPDELLKRGLPPDKSVYRSLIRRLCKKGLVDLAQKVLHQMQGKGLEADCLVYATLAYAQLSTGKLAAASDTLDEMSKRQLSVTPQIYNCLCTSYGDEKETLNMFWVHAIERALIGKSVYKLMHQARVKSSNPGVENEGHAPVSRPSLPASAK; this is encoded by the exons ATGCCGCCGCACGCCGGCGTCGACCTCCCGCGCGCCATCTGCGCCGCCGTCATCAAATGCTCCTTCTCGCCGCACGCCCGCCTTCTCGCCGCGGACCCgtccctcctcgccgccgtcctcggCCGCCTCTCCCCGCTGCCCTCCGCGGCCCTCGCTTTCTTCCGCGCGCTGCCGCCCCCGCACCCGCTCGACGCCACCCTCGCCCTCGTCCGCCTCCTCGCCGCGCACCCGCGCCACCACCCGGTCGCGCGCTCCCTCCTGCGCGACCTCTCCCTCCGCCACCCGCTCTCCTCCCCGCTCGTCCTCCCCTCGCTCCTCGCCGAGCCCCGCGTCCCGAGCTGGCTCCTCCTCGCGCTCGCCCAGGGCGGCCGCGCCGGCGACGCCGTCCGGGTCTTCGACCACATGCGCGCGGCGGGCCTCGCGCCCGACGCCCACGCCTGCACCGCGCTCCTCACCTCGCTCGCCAGGGCCCGGATGACGGCCACCGCGCGCAGGGTGTTCGACGAAATGGGCCTGGCCGGGGTCGCCATGAACACGCACGTCTACAACGCCATGCTGCACGTGTGCCTCAAGGCCGGCGACGCCGCGCGCGCCGAGGCGCTGATGACGAAGATGGACGCTGCCGGAGTCCCGCTGGACCTCTTCTCCTTTAACACCGCCATCGCGCTGTACGTCAGGAAGGGGATGCAGTACGAGGCGATGTGCGTGCGGGACCGGATGGCGAACGACGGTGTCGAGGCCGACATCGTCACCTGGAACACCGTGATCCACGGGATGTGCAAGGAGGGGAGGATGAAGGAGGCAGCCCAGCTCCATAGGGACATGGTGGCGGCAGGTGTAGAGCCGGACATGGTGACGTATACCACTCTGGTGGATGGGTATTGCCGGGCGGGTGATGTGGGGGAAGCGATGAAACTGCGAGGGGCAATGGAGGGAAGGGGGATGTTACCGGGTGTGGCTATGTACAACGCAATCATTAGGAAGCTCTGTGAGGATGGTAAGATGAAGGAAGTGAACGGGTTGCTTAGCGAAATGGATGAGAGGAAGGTGCAGGCTGACCATGTGACGTGCAACACGCTGATCAACTCATACTCCAAGAAGGGGGACATGCCCTCGGCGTGCAAGGTCAAGAAGAGGATGATGGAGTCAGGGTTGCAGTTGGATCAGTTCACTTACAAGGCTCTCATCCATGGATTCAGCAAGGCCAAGCAGCTAGATGAAGCCAAAGAGGCCTTATTTGAGATGATGGGTGCAG GATTTTCACCCAATTATAGTGTATTTTCATGGCTCGTCGATGGCTTCTACAAGAAGAACTGCGCAGATGCAGTGCTACTCATTCCTGATGAGCTTTTGAAAAGGGGCCTTCCTCCAGATAAATCAGTATACAGGTCTCTGATCCGAAGGCTCTGCAAGAAGGGGCTGGTTGATCTTGCCCAAAAAGTACTTCACCAAATGCAAGGCAAAGGCCTAGAAGCTGACTGTCTGGTGTATGCCACACTTGCATACGCACAGCTGAGCACAGGAAAGCTGGCTGCTGCTTCCGATACATTGGACGAAATGTCGAAGAGGCAGCTGTCTGTGACGCCACAGATCTACAACTGCCTGTGCACTTCTTATGGGGACGAGAAGGAGACACTGAACATGTTCTGGGTTCATGCCATCGAGAGAGCCCTGATTGGGAAGAGTGTGTACAAACTGATGCACCAAGCAAGGGTGAAATCATCAAATCCTGGAGTTGAGAACGAGGGACATGCTCCTGTTTCAAGGCCGAGCTTACCGGCGTCTGCGAAATGA